From Pedobacter cryoconitis, one genomic window encodes:
- the msrA gene encoding peptide-methionine (S)-S-oxide reductase MsrA: MRTGIYLLMISLLFVSCSDRKQQIASNNGFAVLPMRKSNEDVATFAGGCFWAMQESMVQLKGVNTVISGYAGGTTVNPTYEDVLSKNTGHAESVQVYYNPEVISYAQLLHAFFLAHDPTELNRQGPDVGNDYRSIAFYRSPEERKTIAKVIAEMQTAKYYPDSFVTELEPFQIFYPAESSHQDYYERNLWDPYIRSVSKPKVMHVRKELPQLIKNEYLK, encoded by the coding sequence CAGACAGGAAGCAGCAGATAGCAAGTAATAACGGGTTCGCCGTTTTACCCATGCGTAAATCAAATGAAGACGTGGCCACTTTTGCAGGAGGGTGTTTCTGGGCAATGCAGGAAAGTATGGTTCAGTTGAAAGGTGTAAATACAGTCATCAGTGGTTATGCCGGTGGCACTACTGTAAATCCTACCTACGAGGATGTTTTGAGTAAAAATACTGGTCACGCGGAATCTGTTCAGGTTTATTATAATCCTGAAGTTATTTCTTACGCACAACTCCTGCATGCTTTTTTCCTTGCACATGATCCTACCGAATTAAACAGACAGGGACCTGATGTAGGAAATGATTACCGTTCGATTGCTTTTTATCGCAGTCCGGAAGAAAGGAAGACAATTGCTAAAGTTATAGCAGAGATGCAGACTGCTAAATACTATCCCGATAGTTTTGTTACAGAACTGGAACCATTTCAGATCTTTTATCCCGCAGAAAGTTCACATCAGGATTATTATGAGCGTAATTTGTGGGATCCTTATATCAGAAGTGTCTCTAAACCAAAAGTGATGCATGTGAGAAAAGAACTGCCGCAATTGATTAAAAACGAGTATCTTAAGTGA